The following are encoded together in the Mammaliicoccus vitulinus genome:
- a CDS encoding hemolysin XhlA family protein: MANEKISRLDKFKLENRDERITKDLKELSKASGLDFHQYSAGSISSNEVLNMNEYISRKEFEQFEKRIDDKFDNLNHKIDDLPMKIEDKIKLQISEMKNTQMKWFIGTLIAILGVAGKVFGFY; this comes from the coding sequence ATGGCGAACGAAAAAATTAGTAGACTTGATAAATTTAAATTAGAAAATAGGGACGAAAGAATAACAAAAGATTTAAAAGAATTATCAAAGGCTAGTGGATTAGATTTTCATCAATATAGTGCAGGTAGTATAAGTTCAAATGAGGTGTTAAATATGAATGAATATATAAGTAGAAAAGAATTTGAACAGTTCGAGAAAAGAATCGACGATAAATTCGATAATCTAAACCATAAAATAGATGACCTACCTATGAAAATAGAAGATAAAATAAAACTTCAAATTTCTGAAATGAAGAACACACAAATGAAATGGTTTATTGGAACACTTATCGCTATTTTGGGGGTAGCAGGGAAAGTTTTTGGTTTTTATTAA
- a CDS encoding phage holin — protein MNKDKTKQFIALVGGFLGALYLALNASGISAEWINPQKVDAWVNVLNTGIPIALTFYGVYKNTFIVTDKAKKQEEMLKQKGMK, from the coding sequence ATGAATAAAGATAAAACGAAACAGTTCATCGCATTAGTCGGTGGTTTTCTAGGTGCTTTATATCTAGCGTTAAACGCATCAGGTATAAGCGCTGAATGGATTAATCCACAAAAGGTTGACGCGTGGGTAAACGTGCTTAACACAGGCATACCAATCGCGTTAACGTTCTATGGCGTATATAAGAATACGTTTATTGTAACTGATAAAGCTAAGAAACAAGAAGAAATGTTGAAACAAAAAGGTATGAAATGA
- a CDS encoding N-acetyltransferase, with protein sequence MAKVVHLQINYKTEEAFEQFRNFGNEGLYMVEELKGKMIDASSDSPFYGIYVGDKLVARMCLYKQDEIEKTYFPQFNDYLILWKLEVIKDYQDRGYGNQLLDYAKSFKLPIKCIARNQSKDFFLKHGFQDIEQQNQSGEDIVIWTPDN encoded by the coding sequence ATGGCTAAAGTAGTACATTTACAAATTAATTACAAGACTGAAGAAGCATTTGAACAATTCCGTAACTTCGGTAACGAAGGTTTATATATGGTTGAAGAACTAAAAGGAAAAATGATAGATGCTAGTTCAGATTCACCATTTTATGGTATTTACGTTGGGGACAAGTTAGTAGCGCGAATGTGTTTATATAAACAAGATGAAATCGAAAAAACTTACTTCCCACAATTTAATGATTACCTTATATTATGGAAACTTGAAGTAATTAAAGATTACCAAGACAGAGGATATGGTAATCAGTTATTAGATTATGCTAAGAGTTTCAAGTTACCTATCAAATGTATCGCTCGTAACCAATCTAAAGACTTTTTCTTGAAGCATGGTTTCCAAGATATAGAACAGCAAAACCAATCTGGCGAAGATATTGTCATTTGGACGCCAGATAATTAA
- a CDS encoding glycerophosphodiester phosphodiesterase family protein: MNRIIVVSLISCIALVGCNSKESVLEKDYINIAHRGASGSTPEHTYAAYDKAIKQKADYTELDLQMTKDNKLVAMHDSKVDRTTNGTGMVKDKTLKDIKKLDSGSWFDKKYKGEKVPELNDVLSKYKKKTNFYIETKKPDMYPGMDEKLIKDLEDNTILKENDLDNGKLIIQSFSETSLKNIHKLNENIPLIQLVDDKVVKSLNDKELKNLSKYAYGLGFNKEVVNKDLVKKCHENGLKVHVFTLNNQDEVKEMKELGVDGAFNNNP, encoded by the coding sequence TTGAATAGAATCATAGTAGTAAGCTTAATAAGTTGTATAGCATTAGTTGGTTGTAATAGTAAAGAAAGTGTATTAGAAAAAGACTATATAAATATAGCACATAGAGGTGCAAGTGGCAGTACTCCAGAGCATACATATGCTGCATACGACAAAGCGATAAAACAAAAAGCTGATTATACAGAACTTGATTTACAAATGACTAAAGATAATAAACTAGTAGCGATGCATGATAGCAAAGTGGATAGAACTACAAACGGTACAGGAATGGTTAAAGATAAAACATTGAAAGATATAAAAAAACTCGATTCTGGATCATGGTTTGATAAGAAATATAAGGGTGAGAAAGTACCAGAATTAAATGACGTATTAAGCAAATATAAAAAGAAAACAAACTTCTATATTGAAACTAAAAAACCCGATATGTATCCGGGTATGGATGAAAAACTAATAAAAGATTTAGAAGATAACACTATCTTAAAAGAAAATGATTTAGATAATGGAAAACTAATCATTCAATCATTTTCTGAAACAAGTTTGAAAAATATACATAAATTAAATGAAAATATTCCGTTAATCCAGTTAGTAGACGATAAAGTAGTAAAAAGCTTAAACGATAAAGAATTAAAAAATTTATCCAAATACGCATATGGTTTGGGATTTAATAAAGAGGTTGTAAATAAAGATTTAGTAAAAAAATGTCATGAAAATGGGTTGAAAGTTCATGTCTTTACATTAAATAATCAAGATGAAGTTAAAGAAATGAAAGAGTTAGGTGTAGATGGAGCATTTAATAATAATCCGTAA
- a CDS encoding YdcF family protein has protein sequence MFITLFFLMLLIISYIVDFRQYKNVFLLGIFLVSLFTSIVVEVLIPFLNLHMNINYLLMSNIIYALIVIVVMLLSLLNIKKKIANEGRFVTNMIVLGYGTFILINFLIIIFKPHILVDDLNGLIVIVISCLFYYLNLFFILHNLYSWILSGVAKRKKGDFIIVLGAGIIGEKVTPLLQARLHKAIKLKKKSLDTMIIVSGGQGPDEIISEAEAMRRYLVDQGIRNEEIIMEDASTNTEENLVFSMKVMDEYKKGAIATIVSNHFHILRAAFLSKKLNINATVTGGSSKSYFYPNAYIREYLAIMYMFKKTHATAIIMMLVFVIAYTLLRS, from the coding sequence ATGTTCATTACATTATTCTTTTTAATGTTGCTCATCATTAGTTATATTGTAGACTTTAGGCAATATAAGAACGTTTTTTTGCTTGGAATTTTTCTTGTAAGTTTATTTACCAGCATTGTTGTTGAAGTTTTAATTCCATTTTTAAATTTGCATATGAATATTAATTATCTTTTAATGTCAAATATCATTTATGCTTTAATTGTCATTGTCGTCATGCTCTTGTCACTTTTGAATATAAAGAAGAAGATTGCAAACGAAGGCAGGTTCGTCACGAACATGATTGTCTTAGGTTATGGCACATTTATTCTTATTAACTTTTTGATTATTATCTTTAAACCTCATATCTTAGTTGACGATTTAAATGGGCTTATCGTTATTGTCATTTCATGCTTGTTTTATTATTTGAATCTATTCTTCATCCTTCATAACTTATACTCTTGGATATTAAGTGGTGTAGCTAAAAGAAAAAAGGGTGACTTTATCATAGTTCTAGGTGCAGGTATCATTGGTGAAAAAGTGACACCGTTATTACAAGCGAGACTACACAAAGCTATTAAATTGAAAAAGAAAAGTTTAGATACAATGATTATCGTAAGTGGTGGGCAAGGACCCGATGAAATAATTAGTGAAGCGGAAGCAATGAGAAGATACTTAGTCGATCAAGGTATTCGAAATGAAGAGATTATAATGGAAGATGCGTCAACAAATACCGAAGAAAATTTAGTTTTTTCAATGAAGGTAATGGACGAGTATAAAAAAGGAGCAATTGCTACAATTGTGTCGAATCATTTTCATATATTGAGAGCGGCGTTTTTATCTAAAAAACTAAATATAAATGCAACTGTAACAGGTGGATCATCAAAGTCTTATTTTTATCCTAATGCATATATTAGAGAATATTTAGCAATTATGTACATGTTCAAGAAGACACATGCAACTGCAATCATTATGATGTTAGTTTTCGTAATTGCATATACTTTGCTGCGATCTTAA
- a CDS encoding branched-chain amino acid aminotransferase, with product MENKSSRKSAAVETLDEGESPFGHQFGNKMLIMSYDSAKGWSSPHIKPYAPITISPSAQCLHYGQTVFEDMKAYIIKHSIHIFKPQEHLEKFNLSLKRIEMPEVEVESVLLRLNQLLNQEQQLFEENHNHSIYIRTFMYASESKLGVSKSDTYEFIAFLSPLTSNTKCHIPEPIKVYVEDNYVKSVPGGAGYTQYGGNYASTYAATSMATQLGYDQVLWLDGINRSYIEDIGNMNVFFVINQQIITPELNGSIVPGVTRQSIIELAKELGYQIEERKISIEEISERYKEGSLTEIFCTDTLHSLTPVSEVKYKSDTLIINNHKTGPITQHLFKTYSFIQNKTLPDIRNWNYSIQREPTTI from the coding sequence ATGGAAAACAAAAGTTCAAGAAAATCAGCAGCGGTTGAGACATTAGATGAAGGTGAATCCCCATTTGGTCATCAGTTTGGCAATAAAATGTTAATCATGTCATATGATTCAGCCAAAGGTTGGTCTTCACCACATATTAAACCTTATGCGCCCATTACAATTTCTCCAAGTGCACAATGCCTTCATTATGGACAAACAGTATTCGAAGATATGAAAGCATATATTATTAAACATTCAATACATATATTTAAGCCTCAAGAACATTTAGAAAAATTCAACCTTTCTTTAAAAAGAATAGAAATGCCAGAAGTAGAAGTAGAAAGTGTATTATTAAGGTTAAATCAATTACTCAATCAAGAACAACAACTATTTGAAGAAAATCATAATCATTCAATTTACATTAGAACATTTATGTATGCATCCGAAAGTAAGCTAGGCGTTAGTAAATCTGATACTTACGAGTTTATAGCATTCTTATCACCATTAACTTCAAATACAAAATGCCATATCCCAGAGCCTATTAAAGTCTATGTTGAAGATAACTATGTTAAATCCGTTCCTGGAGGCGCGGGATACACTCAGTATGGAGGCAATTACGCCTCAACATATGCAGCTACGTCAATGGCGACACAGCTAGGATATGATCAAGTATTGTGGTTAGATGGAATCAATAGAAGCTATATAGAAGATATAGGTAATATGAATGTATTTTTCGTCATCAATCAGCAAATCATAACACCTGAATTAAATGGTAGTATTGTTCCAGGAGTTACACGCCAGTCAATAATAGAACTCGCAAAAGAACTCGGATATCAAATAGAAGAACGTAAAATAAGCATTGAAGAAATAAGTGAGCGCTACAAAGAAGGATCATTAACAGAAATATTTTGTACAGATACTTTACATTCACTAACACCAGTAAGTGAAGTTAAATATAAAAGTGATACATTAATTATAAATAATCATAAGACCGGACCGATCACACAACATTTATTTAAAACTTATAGCTTCATACAAAATAAAACACTGCCTGACATACGTAACTGGAATTATTCAATACAACGAGAACCTACAACAATATAA
- a CDS encoding SH3 domain-containing protein has protein sequence MTAKLTKNEFVKFLNGTIGKQYDFDGWYGFQCFDYANIGWQQLFGHGLKGDGAIDIPFNKENKQYFKKEATVYENTPDFLAQPGDMVIFNANYGQGYGHVSWVINATLNTITVLEQNWLGYGWTDGIEQGGKGTETVTKRNHTYDTKMWFIRPNFKTEIHKTATAKKPSKTKTKTLKYNRDEVTGYKLPKRGYKPKGVVIHNDAGSLSAMQYLDSLVNAPLSRLENGIAHSYISGNTVWQALAEGRTAWHTANNDGNTNYYGIEVCQSMSASDKDFLASEQSAFQEAARMLKKWGLPVDRNTVRLHNEFAPTECPHRSMKLHAGYASSDRAPQSVVNKTKDYFISQIKAYYNGNILIGTTVKLSKPKPSKPNVSTGKWQKNQYGTWWMKESATFTCGGSPILARVGSPFLTAPEGYWFQPKGYTPYDEVCIQDGHVWIGYTFKGVRYYLPVRTAKGTPPNHIVGAAWGTFS, from the coding sequence ATGACTGCGAAATTAACGAAGAATGAATTTGTGAAATTTTTAAACGGTACAATTGGGAAACAATATGACTTTGACGGTTGGTATGGTTTCCAATGTTTTGACTATGCTAATATAGGTTGGCAACAATTATTTGGTCATGGTTTAAAAGGCGACGGTGCTATCGATATACCATTCAATAAAGAGAATAAACAGTATTTCAAAAAAGAAGCTACTGTATATGAAAATACACCAGATTTTTTAGCACAACCAGGAGATATGGTTATATTTAACGCTAACTATGGTCAAGGTTATGGTCATGTCTCATGGGTAATTAATGCTACATTGAACACAATTACAGTATTGGAACAGAATTGGTTAGGCTATGGCTGGACTGACGGAATTGAACAAGGTGGCAAAGGTACTGAAACAGTTACTAAACGTAATCATACTTATGATACTAAGATGTGGTTTATCCGACCAAACTTCAAAACAGAAATTCATAAAACTGCAACTGCTAAAAAACCAAGTAAAACTAAAACCAAAACTTTAAAATACAATCGTGATGAAGTAACGGGTTATAAATTGCCTAAACGTGGTTATAAACCTAAAGGTGTAGTTATCCACAATGATGCTGGAAGTTTATCAGCTATGCAATATCTCGACAGTTTAGTAAACGCACCATTAAGTCGATTAGAGAACGGCATAGCGCATAGTTACATTAGTGGTAATACAGTATGGCAAGCACTCGCAGAAGGGCGTACAGCATGGCATACAGCTAATAATGATGGCAATACTAATTATTATGGCATTGAAGTATGTCAATCAATGTCAGCAAGTGATAAAGACTTCTTAGCAAGTGAACAATCAGCATTTCAAGAGGCAGCGAGAATGTTGAAGAAATGGGGACTGCCAGTCGATAGAAATACAGTTAGACTTCATAATGAGTTTGCGCCAACAGAATGCCCACATAGATCAATGAAATTACATGCTGGCTATGCGTCTAGCGATAGAGCGCCACAATCTGTTGTGAATAAAACTAAAGATTATTTCATTAGCCAAATTAAAGCATATTATAATGGCAATATACTGATAGGTACAACTGTTAAACTAAGTAAACCTAAACCAAGTAAACCAAATGTATCAACTGGCAAATGGCAGAAGAATCAATACGGTACATGGTGGATGAAAGAATCTGCAACATTCACTTGTGGCGGAAGTCCAATACTAGCGCGTGTAGGTTCACCATTCTTAACTGCACCAGAAGGTTATTGGTTTCAACCGAAAGGGTACACACCTTATGACGAAGTTTGTATTCAAGATGGTCATGTATGGATTGGTTACACATTCAAAGGTGTAAGATACTACTTGCCAGTAAGAACAGCTAAAGGTACGCCACCGAATCACATCGTCGGTGCAGCATGGGGGACTTTCTCATAA
- a CDS encoding DUF6941 family protein has protein sequence MDGCSIHVLSFAQLNLEVLPNNYSFDVSFGIIGIDEIKTYTLQFELIDPDDKIMFNTTVKIDKKKMDEENGDKKHLNVFETNARFNNLRFEKEGIHSIKLTIEDNTSNAYFNVMKGNLENGERKN, from the coding sequence ATAGATGGTTGTTCGATTCACGTTCTATCTTTTGCACAATTAAATTTAGAAGTATTACCTAATAACTATTCTTTTGATGTATCATTTGGGATAATAGGTATAGATGAAATAAAAACTTATACTTTACAATTTGAGTTAATAGATCCTGATGATAAAATTATGTTTAATACTACTGTAAAAATTGATAAGAAAAAGATGGATGAAGAGAATGGAGATAAAAAACACTTAAATGTCTTTGAAACTAATGCTCGCTTTAATAATTTGAGATTCGAAAAAGAGGGTATTCATTCTATTAAGTTAACTATTGAAGATAATACATCTAATGCATACTTTAATGTTATGAAAGGTAATCTAGAAAATGGCGAACGAAAAAATTAG
- a CDS encoding YolD-like family protein: protein MKIINPTMPEPYKYETDYRKIPKEYLNTNIPQGRKMIKWAPFATMPQQYETIRQYKENQNKVDKPVFDELALRDLNDVLAQKLFYDPPATIKYWDNGYYKTIECEINKFDSERNKLEVLENGEKVILSMDCIVEIE, encoded by the coding sequence ATGAAAATCATTAACCCTACTATGCCCGAACCATATAAGTATGAAACTGACTATCGTAAGATTCCTAAGGAGTATTTGAATACTAATATTCCGCAAGGTCGTAAGATGATTAAGTGGGCGCCATTTGCAACGATGCCACAACAGTATGAAACGATTAGGCAGTATAAAGAAAATCAAAACAAAGTTGATAAGCCTGTATTTGATGAATTAGCGCTACGTGATTTAAATGATGTGTTAGCACAAAAGTTATTTTATGATCCACCAGCGACGATTAAATATTGGGATAACGGATATTATAAGACAATTGAATGTGAGATTAACAAGTTTGATAGTGAACGTAATAAGTTAGAAGTATTAGAGAATGGTGAGAAAGTAATATTGAGTATGGATTGTATTGTGGAGATAGAGTAA
- the bshC gene encoding bacillithiol biosynthesis cysteine-adding enzyme BshC, with protein MDCKKTVIDQQNSFIDRYTNQSDEILDFYEYKPGEQSEFERRAKLNSNGREKALSEVIHSYMSDLELTEAQLKNIENLRNGHKVIIGGQQAGLFTGPLYTFHKIISIIILANEQSEKLNTTVVPVFWIAGEDHDFDEVNHTFAYDRVSRQLNKVKYSTLEPPEKSVYQYQFDKELVMDALSDMFSAIGETNHSKAVKEMVTDAIEASDSWSDIFKVMTNEVFKEHGLLLIDASYSKLRKIEIPLFKEIIEKREEIDNAFRNTQDQFANVIKKRMILTDSNVHLFYDYNQKRQLLMYENEKYYLSKDTDVTFSKDELISVLEKHPERFSNNVVTRPLMEEYLFNTLSFIGGPSEIIYWGELKEVFKTLNIEMPIVTPRMRISYLTQESKKCIDTYELDLDNLLINGIKDDKDKFIREKASDEVLREIEEIKVVQSSFHQKLINQIGDNYQNRKLVEKNNQIHQHQYQYLIDRYLLNVERENEISMRHFEIVENTLHPHHGLQERVWNPIQLMNQFGITMFSPSTYPPLRYTFEHITLEL; from the coding sequence ATGGACTGTAAGAAGACTGTAATTGATCAACAAAATAGCTTTATAGATAGATATACAAATCAAAGCGATGAAATTTTGGATTTTTATGAATATAAACCTGGAGAACAATCTGAATTTGAAAGACGTGCTAAATTAAATTCTAATGGTAGAGAAAAAGCATTGTCAGAAGTGATTCATAGTTATATGTCTGACTTAGAACTGACAGAAGCACAGCTTAAGAATATTGAGAATTTAAGAAATGGTCACAAAGTTATAATTGGTGGTCAACAAGCAGGTTTATTTACTGGGCCGCTTTATACTTTCCATAAAATTATTTCTATAATAATTTTAGCGAATGAACAAAGTGAAAAATTAAACACAACAGTTGTGCCAGTTTTTTGGATAGCAGGAGAGGATCATGATTTTGATGAAGTAAATCATACTTTTGCTTATGACCGTGTTTCTAGGCAGTTAAACAAAGTGAAATACAGCACTTTAGAACCTCCTGAAAAAAGCGTGTATCAGTATCAGTTCGATAAAGAACTTGTCATGGATGCTTTAAGCGATATGTTTAGTGCTATAGGGGAAACAAATCATTCAAAGGCTGTTAAAGAAATGGTTACGGATGCGATAGAAGCATCTGATTCATGGAGCGATATCTTTAAGGTTATGACGAATGAAGTGTTTAAAGAGCATGGTTTATTATTAATTGATGCGAGCTATTCAAAATTAAGAAAAATCGAGATACCATTATTTAAAGAAATAATCGAAAAACGTGAAGAGATAGATAATGCCTTCCGTAACACGCAAGATCAATTTGCTAATGTTATTAAAAAACGTATGATTTTAACAGATAGTAACGTACATTTGTTTTATGACTACAATCAGAAAAGACAATTGCTTATGTATGAAAATGAAAAATATTATTTAAGCAAAGATACGGATGTAACTTTTAGCAAAGATGAATTAATCAGTGTGTTGGAAAAACATCCTGAAAGATTTTCTAATAACGTTGTCACAAGACCTTTAATGGAAGAATATTTATTTAATACGTTAAGCTTTATTGGTGGCCCAAGTGAAATTATATATTGGGGCGAACTTAAAGAGGTATTTAAAACGTTAAATATTGAAATGCCTATCGTTACGCCGAGAATGCGTATTAGTTATCTTACTCAAGAAAGCAAGAAGTGTATAGATACTTACGAACTGGATTTAGATAACCTGTTGATAAACGGTATTAAAGATGACAAAGATAAGTTTATTAGAGAAAAAGCGTCTGATGAAGTATTGAGAGAAATTGAAGAAATAAAAGTAGTTCAATCAAGTTTCCATCAAAAGCTTATCAATCAAATTGGTGATAATTATCAAAACAGAAAATTGGTTGAAAAGAACAACCAGATTCATCAGCATCAATACCAGTATTTGATAGATAGATACTTGTTAAATGTAGAAAGAGAAAACGAAATTAGTATGAGACATTTTGAAATAGTGGAGAATACATTACATCCTCACCACGGACTACAAGAAAGAGTGTGGAATCCTATCCAATTAATGAATCAATTTGGGATTACTATGTTCAGTCCCTCCACTTATCCACCACTTCGTTACACTTTTGAACATATCACGCTTGAACTATAG
- a CDS encoding YrhK family protein has translation MYTDNKKELEFNIFNIDIKVVTFYKFLYQVNDIILAMFFIVGSFLFFNESTTFAGTVLFVIGSFQMLIRPLIAISRDIHISKIKKNK, from the coding sequence ATGTATACAGATAACAAAAAAGAACTTGAATTCAACATTTTCAATATTGATATAAAAGTTGTGACATTTTATAAGTTCCTATATCAAGTTAACGATATAATCCTTGCAATGTTCTTTATAGTTGGTAGTTTCCTATTCTTTAATGAATCTACTACTTTTGCTGGCACTGTTTTATTTGTTATCGGCAGTTTTCAAATGCTAATTCGTCCTTTAATTGCGATATCAAGAGATATTCATATTAGTAAAATCAAAAAGAATAAATAA